The sequence below is a genomic window from Hydractinia symbiolongicarpus strain clone_291-10 chromosome 10, HSymV2.1, whole genome shotgun sequence.
TTTTCCCAGGCCCTATTGACTTTTTGACATCGACATTTAGGCAAGAAACTGGTAAGAAAACAAAAGGGTCAACTTTATTGAAACTCGCAATGTGTTACTTTTTGGACCTACCTGGCACAGGTATGGCCCTATAAAATCACCTGTATCCGTCTGTCCGTTACCAGCTTTTCTACACAATTGACCCTCAAATCAGTCAgttatttaagaattttttcCCGGTCCGTTCAACATACGGGTTTTCGAACTTTTCCAATGTTTTCAATAGATCTATCCAGGTAGATGTATTGAAGTTTCGCTTGTTTTTTCTGTAACAGCTTTTTGTGGTATCAAATGAGTCAATTTAAGTCAAGCGTTTAAGGTCTTCTTGCAGAATGGaccaaatatttctttaaaaaaaaacaatgaaaaggaAATTCAAGATGAggtaaaaacaatttataatttattttgttaaatgctacactttcaaatatacgtcttaaacaaaataaatatctgTTTGCAGCTGCAGTGAAGAGAGTGCCAGTGTGAAACTACCAACGTCTACACGATATATTTCAGAGTCGAAGTGCATCTTTATTCTCAAACAGCAGCAGTAGCTACTCCTGAGAAAGAAAGTGTAAAATTATCCTGCTTTCCAAAGCTTATCACTGAAGTTCGATTGCCGTGTATACCACGTGATGACCTCGACACATTGTCGTCAGATGACGTTTCGTCGTCGTCGTCATTCtcagttttaaattttctatttgGAAACAGTTTTTTCAGGAGTGGCAGTACGCACAAGTGTCTTCCTTCGTTAAAGAGAAATGCAATGAAAGTGAAGAAGATGAATGCACCGATAACTCCAAAAAGAAAGAAGTCGGCTTTTTCTTTATCTGTCGTCGTCATCTTTAATTTGAAGCCAAAATGTCGATTTTTTTCAAAGCATACCTAAAAAGACGAATGCTTTTACTTTTGAACCTGACCactagaagaaaaaaatttatcttaACAACAAGAGAAGTACTTTAAATAACAGGATTGATTGTAAACGACACTTGAACCTCAAACCAATGTAAGTAATGATCACTTTTAAGATGCGCCGCTGAAGTGTTTTGTTGTTACGAGAAGTGTTTCGTTGTTACGAGAAGTGTTTCGTTGTTACGAGAAAGTGTTGGAAGTGTCACATCGCAGTTACGACCGCCATGTACATTACCATTATATTCACAACAATTTGAGAAATAAAACACCACCTAAATCAACTTCTCTATACTTACAGACTGAGTCAACTTTTGCGAAATATTTACAATTAGCTATAACTTGCGCGTTTACACAGTCTACTGTGGTGTATTTTCATAAGGAATCTTCGGGTTTGTTTTCAGTTACTAGCCTGGTTTCCATTCCATTCCTTAGATTTTTAATTATGATGTTTTACTGGCGTCAACGACTAGAATTTACTGCACAAGtggaaaaaacaaaatgctTGAATATGCTATTGGGCTTGCAACAACTTTGATAAAACACCGGTTTACTTTAAGgataagttttttgtttttagcttttTCTGTGAATTTGCGGTTTTAAGAATTCATGACGTTCTTTACCTCCCTGCGTTTAAATTCAATAGGGTACGTAGAAACCAGGCTGAAATGTTACTAAATTGACTGCATGGAACTTCCTTTTTGCTTAAGATCGCCTAAAAGGGACGAAAGCTTTAATCCCGACATCCGATtaaccaaaaaaagaaataagtcGGTGCTTAAATGCAAGAAATTTTTCAAAGCATGACATAAATTTTAAGTTCGTACAAAGTCTGAAAGATCACAACTTCGTCACCAGggcatgttaaatttttttgaatggaAGCTGTTATATTGACGAAACAGAATGAGCAGGTTTCCTTGCAAAATAATGAAGACATCCAATAAGGTTCACTCCAAATTAGCTGTAAATTGAAAATATACGTCTAGTTGTAGTAGTAAACGCCATTCTTACAGTGGGCGCTCCCAACCTCGTGCCCAgggtttttttgcctttttgacatcgagaCGTCAaataagcgctagcggctttggaTAGGCAAAAATCCCTGGAGACAAAGGCTGTGGGCGCTCCCTGCAGTATGGCGTATGGAAAAGGGAAAATCATATATAatgcatttatttaaaatatgatCCTGAATACGTCTTGTTGCAAGGTTCTGTTATGTAATCGAGAACGATAATTACTAGCGATTGGTTAATAATTAGATCCTAATTGACCAAGGCTTTGGGAATGAGGTTGTCAATTAACAtcagttttttttagtttatattAACTAAGATTACTTAAATCATTGCATTACAAAAGCCTTGGGAACACGGTTAACTATACTTAATTTCAATCAAAGGTGAAAGAAGTTCAGAAGTAAATTTTGCTACGTCGAAGCAGGATTCGTCGTCTTTTGGAAATCCGAAAAAATACAGAAATGTGATAACTAGCTCAgttttgtttgattgttttgtATATTTATCATCTAATCCTCACTTTCAGCTTTTATTATCACtaattaataaataattaattaactgATTGGGTAGATGTACATTCACAAGGCCTTAATATCCACAGGACCAgcagccctgggaacgagattagtTGAGGTAGAGTCCTCTAGGCTCGCAAGCGAAAAATTGAATATGCCCTTTTCGGTTGAATTGTATAATAaatcgtataaaaaacaaagtttccaTGTGCTTCATGGTAATCGATCAAACGGTTTCATCTTCGCTTTTCATCTTCCTGGGGTTTCTGCATAAGTAAAAGTTTTTCCCTCAATTTTTCTGACTTCCAAAACACGACGAACCCTGCTTTGACGTAGCAAAAATCACTTCTGAACTTTTGAACTTTGAAGGATTGAGTAGTAAAGTTCTGACATGAATAATCCATATTCTAAGGCAATACTTCTTTTAATCGTTTTGCCTAGGTATCTGTCTGAAAGCCAGAGAAAGGATTTGTTTTGGTAAAAAATGCTTTAAACACCAGGAAAATGAGATTATGGGGGTTTCATATTAAGTTTAAATACTTGGGCACTCATAAAAAAACAAGCGAACAAAAACCaagtaaacaaacaagaaaacaaacaaacaaacaagcaagcaagtaaacagacaaacaaatggaaaaacaaataaaagcaaacaaatgaacaaacaaaaaagcaggtaactaaacaaacaaacaaacaggccaaacaaaaaaactttaaagaagTACTCATGTCTGCCTTACGTCTGTCTTGCAGCGATCACGCAAAAATCACATTGATTTCCCAGATCGTCAACTCAACATCCATTTATTTTGACACAAAGCATTCacttgtaatttaaaaattcagaacaGAATTTATAGTTTGATTCACTCATGGGAATTTCATTATGAGCACATTCTTTACATCTTGCTGCGTTTTATTTAGGTTATGATTATGAACTTTAAAAAGCGGTTGAAGTTGGGGTAATAGGATACAAAATAGAGGTTGTTATGCTGACCTCGTTTCAAGGTTTTTCTTCTGTCTAAGGCTTCCCGGGAAAAAAAATAACCGTCATTTTAATGATATTGTTTGTatcaatatttgatttttttgtgtctatagtttttttacaattttgacCTTGGCCTGAAAAGTTTTAAAGttatggaaaataaaaaatgcaactATTACTTTAAAAGAGATTCTTGGCCCTCTTTCGTAagttaaaaattattcttaacgATACGAATGGAAACGACAACTATTATGCTCTCCTTTGGGGTGACTTTTCTGCTATGAGGTAATTTGTGCCGTGATACTTTTGGGTCACTGAAGTGAGTGCACCTTCAATCATTAAATCAATTCTCTGCATATTCAGGGATGGTAAAAAAGATCCCGTTCCCAGAGTCTTTTTCGCTTTCTAATTCGTGTAGCTGGCGCAAAAATAGTACCTACCACATCAACAACTTCTTTCCCAAGCGCACATATTAAAagataaaacaagaaaattaaaagataaaatatgtCAATAACCACTGTACTTTGTTCTCcaacatttttttgatttgtaAAGGTCGAACTTTGTTTATCAAAGAATTGTATTTACTTACGATAGCTAATGCCAACCTCGTCCTCACCTCACCGTCTGAGATTTTTAGAAGGAGAAAAAAGTCCTGGGGACCAGGTTGGGTAATGCTCATTGGAAAATATCACTATTATCTCCACAAATATATGataacatgttaaataaaaaaataaatgaataaataaaatatggttGTGGTACACAGGAAAACAAGGTGCTACAAAAAACTCTTTTTACAACAAAAGTATTACGTATCGCTTGAATTATTATCTCACGCATGCGCAAAGCGACAATGTTAAAGTTGAAGTTTACGCATTGAAAGCAAACTACCAATCACTGAAGCTCCTTATGTAATGCCTGTCAAAATGTTTGGTGAACTTTGTTCAATGTGAATGTTAAAAAGGTTTTGGATGGAAGAATAATTTCGTCTCGGTAGGGGTTTTGTTTCACGAGTGTGTATCACAAACCTGAAGATGTTCAATCCACAGTAATAAAGACTTACCGAACAGTTGCCCTGatgttaaaaaaaagcatttgtAACTTTTTCCTATTAACGAAGCTAGGAGGTAGATGAAACAGAATGTATATTTAGTTGGGGAGGCACCGCGTTTCATCCATTTGCGCATAACGTGATCTGTACAGGTGCTTTGTTACAACCTTGAACCTAGtgctttttgtgtttttatcaaTTATCTCTTACTTTGAGGTGCTCGAAACGAGGTTAAGTTATAAAACTCACAATATTTTCTTGTGTAATTTGAAACCACGTTATaccctttttaaaacaaaacttgcAGTGAGTCCATGGATGCAGTCATCAGTATATTCAGTTCGGCGCTCTATTTTAGTTTACTTTAGAGCCCCACTTCCCCCTTGCCCGATTTTTCATCCCCGCCACCCCCCTCCCCCCCACACACACACtcacaaattttaattaataattcgTGGGGGGTGGGCATTTTCAACATACTCTCCCCGTTTATCTGGTACACTAGAGTAACTGTTATCTGAAACAAGACGCTTAACACATATTGCGCGCAGCATCCTCCCTCTCCCCAGCCCCCTTCTCAAAAAAACACTCAGATTTAGTTTGTGCAAATCAACATCAAAACTCAAAATTTTACTTTAGCAGAAGTGGACcaatcgaagtaaaaaaaaaattcgaacaAGTTTAAAAGCATACCTTATCGGACAAACTTTTGGTCGGACAAAATTTTCGTCACCTTCAGAAATTTTCGTCACTTTTGtccgaaaaattttttttccattttggatttttcttatttcttattaAAACTTCAATCTGCTAATATACAGGTGAAAACAAATACCACAAAATAACATCAAAGGTTTTTTACAAGTGTACTTTCGTAAAATATATAAGGTCATTTTTTTTCTAGGCTACGGTTTCTTCATTTTCTGATAATTCGGTTGATCAATACGTTAGGATACAAGGTTTTTTTCCCTTGGTTTAACCACTTCACTACATATCTCGATTTCTAACGATTTGAATGCCGTCTTGTATATGATTGGCGGCTTTTTTCTTTTACCCTTTGATTAGACCATCATCTTCATCTTTGTCCTGTTCAATTATAAAGTTTATATCATCACATTCTTCGGcttctaaatatattttttgtgattCGTAATCATATGAATATAATGATGTAACGAAGTccttcattttttgatgtataATAAAACGTGTACTTTTAAACGTTAACATTAGAGGAATTTCTAAACCCCCTGCTGGAATTGGAGATGGACGATTTTTTGTACTTTGGACTGATCCCAACCTCGGCCCCAGGgctcttgtatcttttctgacccacGGGACGGCAATACAAACATGttccggggtcagaaaagatacaagatgccctggggacgaggttggactGATCCTTCGATTTTTCCATTTTCTTCTTTCAAGAAGAAAAATATGTGTCTGGATATCTCTCTAGGAATATGTTCCACTGTTGTTTGTTGTGAAGGTTGTCCAACAAATGTTTTGATCGCACAGCTATATGGATCAATTTTTTTGGAGTCGTTAGTTTCCATCTCGACAGAAACGGAATCTCCCTGTTTAACCTCAGTCCAAGTAGTACTTCGATACACATGAAATTCACGTGCGTAAAGCTGAACGCCATtactattttactttttttacgcTATGCCTTTTGCAGTACAAAAAGTTTTATATCTTGAGGGAAGCAAAATTTACTTTTGGTTTGCTCATGCTTGTGATTAAATTGAGTTTTATTGCTTGGATCTCGATAAGTTCGAATTCTGAAGGGAGAATGGCATTAAGTCAAAAAAAGAATTCTAAGTCAGTGAGATTTTGAGTCCTTGGCatgaatttcaataaattttgttgtaaaaggACCAGTTGGCTGCCTATAAAATTCCATCAACAGAGTATAACCTATATGAGTTTTCgagatatatttgtaaaatcgGACAAAATTTTCGTCGGACAAAATTTTTCGTCGGACATAATTTTTCGTCACCAAGTaaaatttcgtcacttttgTCCGACAAAGTTTTGTCCATTAAGGTATTCTTTAACGAGATATTTAAATTTATGTGGAAGAtggcaaaatttaaatttacgaATGACCGCAAAAAAACTGCGAAACATTGCGAATACTTTACTTCGAATAGATGTTATTTTATTGAATGTTATTTTGCTTACcaaatctaaaattttttaatacataCAATCAAATTGTCAATATCAATTGGAAATGTGGTAAATGCGAAATAAAAGATTGTCAATAATTCCACATTTTTTCATTCCAAATTTCCAAAAGTTAATGTTTTGGTGATGGAAGCAGAAAGAACGCTGAACcttgaaaacactcttggcacaATTTGCAAAACTTTAACACATTCAAATCCAAATTCACTTGTTTAATAAAGTGGGTAAACGGCGGTAAGCATCTTTGCACTTCCTGGCAAATATTTTTGTGTGTCCCTCATTGGTATTACCTCACGATATCCGAACAAATAACTTAGTTTTTAGACCGAGTGGACACCCTGATCGCCATTAAACTGAACAAGAATActataaaaacaatttgatcTATATATTATCAAGGAGTTTAAAAATTTCTAAACAAGAGATATTTACAATATTTACCAGCTGTACAATTACAattgaataaataattaaaaaatggttacaTAATTTATTCGACTTATCGCTGTGGTAAGTTCACAATGCTTGCGTCAAATTTTGGTGTGAATGCAACTTGATCATAGTCAAAATTTTCATCAAGTTTAAAACTTTCTACGGAATCGTCATTCTTTTCTTCGTGGTGGCATTCCATCTTTTCTGTACTCTGTGAAAGAAGAAGTTGTGTGGACTTAACAATGGGCGAAGGCTTTTGATATACAACAGCTTCCCCAGGTAAAGGGTCATCATGATGAACTGAGTTAATCATTtccactaaaattaaaaaaataaaatttaatttacaatACATGGACTGCAGGGGACAATATCTTTGAGAAAAGCATGACATCACAACTTAAGAAGTACATTTTAGTCCTGTCTCCATCAGACgttaaaacatataaaacagACACTGATACAACACCTAAAATGCATTGCTGCAAAATGTATTTCCGATTTTATTTGCATTGCTACTGAATATTTATTTGCTAAATTTATTGTTGTTGAactgaaacaaattttttatttttgcatcaaCTGTTATATTGGTAAACacaatttttgcaaaaataattatatGCCTTTCCACTAAAAAAGGGATTCTGTCATAAACAGTTAGGAAAGCAATATCATACCTTTAAAGTTTGCTTCAGAAGCACATCCCTTCAAATTTAAGTAGTTTGCAGTATCTTCTTTATCATCAGTGCGCTTGATTTGTTTCGGTGCGAATACAACTCCACTACTTTTTGATGAAGCAGGAGATgaaattattatgttttcgGTTTCATCAACAAAGTTATCTACTTTTGCAAGGGGTGTGCCCTTTTCTAAGAATAATGCCGACTGAGAACTTGTACCTTCAGGTAACATCACATTTTGAATTTCATTATCTGCATAGCCACCAACTGAACATTTCTGATCATCATCAGAATCTAATTTGAAATGCTCTCCATTTACAGTTGATTCGCTGACTATATTTGCCAAATTACCAGATTGAATATTTAGAGCTATAAAACGTAAATGGAGAACGAAAATAACTTTTGAAGTTGTTTtctaaaataacacaaaaacaGTGAATTTGCCTTTGAGATTGACTTTTCTTAAATTGTTGTCCATTTAAGGACTTATAAGGCTTCTAACTTGTCAGatcacataaaaatataaattctatTTTCTGAGACAGGTTTTTTACATTTCGCAAGAATAAACTTTCAATAACATCTTTAAAATCATTTgttgaatttattttgataaagaTGGGAGAAATTAAAGGTTTAAGTAGATAATGGTGATGGTTCAAATAAATGTCTGCAAATTTTTAATCTGATGGCTATCGATAGTCGATCTAGATTACTCACCAAAAACACTGGatttaaataaatttccttttttaaaaagcatacGCTAGCAGAAGTATTCAAAAGGAGAAGGTGATTATTATAACACAATTTTAAGGAAGAGAAATTTAGCTATATTTAATTTGTATATACATTTATAAGTGAATTCTTTAAACGCATTACACTTAACAGAACTTTTGAGAAATGAAACTTGAGACTTTTCTATCTAATTTTCGCTCATCAGATTGCGTTTGAGAGgcatttctatatttttttgtatttagtaaaaatatacataacaaaaaagtttatcaaCAAATCAGATGATATATCTcttcaaaaacaaagaaaatttaatttgcgaactttttttgcaagatcagctttttatcttttagcataaacatttttgcaagataaattttttttaatgtttttaaattatatagaTGTTGAAAAAAGGTTTATCTTTGGCAATAAGACAAACTTTCTACAAAAGAAATTAGGACAAATAAGCAATGCAACAACTTCTTTTTTGTGCTCTTACacataacattgttcttattgTTAGTAATAGAAAATGAAAAGTCATTTCCAGAGGCTTTTTATTAATTAACTTTTCTTGAATGCAATGTATACACTTAAAGCATCATCTTTTTAATTCCAAACTtctttgaaaatatattttagagtTTAGAAAGGGTCCAGTATAGGATGAAGATAAAACGACaagtaaaatttcttttaaagcagAAATTTCTTTTAAGGTGAATAAACTTTCTTGAACAACACCTCAGAAATTCATACTgaagaaaattttaagaacaGTCATTTTTGATAGTTTCACAAGAcaaagttttacaaaaaaaactttagtttctcactgttaaaatagaaataaacaaGCGATATTTACATGTAGGATCTGTACTAAATGAGTTCATCAACATTTCCAATGTTTCGACAGGTTGGAGAAAAATCTGGTCAATAGCATCTTTTGTTATGTCTTTGTCATGTTCACAAGGTGTTGGTACTGTCATTTTCCTGTCTCAATGTTCTGAAACAAaccagtgtttttatttcatgcaTGTGAATACCTTAaggcaaaataaatatttatatatatgcttaataaatttaataaaatattgcaATGGACAAGTGAACCTTTTTTCTACTAGGATagtgaaatgaaaataaaacatttaattcgcttatattaaattaaaattagggAAGGAAATGAGTGGAAATGATACAATTGAATTTACCTTTTTTCTACCAGGATTATCAGAgtagttcttttaaaataagtatATAACTGTTTTAACAATTGTTTTCTGAAACAACTAAAACCTAAAGCCTGAATTACatcaaaaagaaacagaaagaatagaaaaacaactttggtaaaattaattttgagTGTCAGGTTGACAAATGACTAAGAAAACTGCCTAAAATTTAATGGAGAAAATCTTAGAACGTGTCACATTTTGTCTATTCGCTTTATATGGTTATATGGGAGCTAAACATAGTTTAGTTCATGTTAATTGCAGTTTCCATTTAGGTTGCTAGCTGGTTGAGTGAACTAAAATATCAACACTAAATTGAGCTTCAAAATTGGTGCATGATGGTTTGTTTACCCGCATCGGGTATTGCCTTAATTAGCCAGGCCACTGAACCTAGCCTCTGTTACCAATGACATATAAATTAGGAATTTCACATTAAATTGGGCTCTGACCTAAGCTGACAAGATTGTCTTGAAAAAACAACTAAAGATTAATAGTAACTTCATCGAGTGGATCAGCATGGACATGGATCTTCACCTGACATCCTGTCCAATTGCTTAAGCTACGCAGTTTCATTGCGCTGATTCGATTTGGCTTTATGAATCAACAAGGCTTTTGTTTAGTGGTGGAAGCAATTGGCCTACTTCAATCtctaatgttttatttatttatttattttttggtgGTTATCCTGGACGGCACTTGTGAGTCTACTGTTTATGGTGCCCCGTCGTACGTGTACCCCAGTACGGATAAGGTGTGATCAGCTCAGGTGTATGTTAGAACATATAGAAACTAAACAATGAGACGGTGTAAAGAGAGGAAATGGTACAACAGGCAGTTATTAACAAAGAGAGTGAATATGCTGGGCTTCGTCAGCCTTCGTTTTGTGGTGTGTGCGTACTCATGAGAAAACAAcgaaaagttataaaaagagaGAGAAAGAATTGCGAAAAGGAAAATCATGGGAGAAGGCGACAGCAAGAAGTTGTTTGAGACAAATACGCTTTATGAGACTAGGATAGGCATCAATGAAGGAGAGTTTTATTAAATTGGGTACATGCACAGGAGAGTTTTGTGTATTTGTGCTTGCCCAGCATCCGCACCCCTTTTCGCTAAAGTAAAGCTAGCCGTACATAACAGCCGCACCTTGGCCGTACCTTAGCCGTACTTAAGAAAATTCGTAATTAGCAGCTCTGTGTAAGACCACTTGCTTCTAAGCTTAAAATTAGTAGTTAATGTATACCAAAGTTAAATTGTCTAACTTTTATTTCGTCTTTTAGGTGAATATCTATGCCGATAAAAATGATGCAAAATGAAGCACTCCATCGTCGAGCCCCAGTAACCCCCAGGGAATCCCCAATGATGAAATaccgaaaaaaatatatcttacatgtgttataatttttataaaatgattttaatacaaatacaaaagagatttttaaaattgaatgtaTGAAAAACTTTAGTAAAGTAAGATTGAACATTATTACGCTGCGGACAATATTAGGTTAGGTTCCCGTAATAGTTGTACAGCTAGCGCTAAAAGTGACTACAGCTGGCTATATTTAAATACGGTTGCCAAAATAAGGTACAGCTGgacaatattaaggtacggctgggtcatATCATATAAGGAACAATTTCAAATGCTAAAACcgtacaataaaaacgaaattatgttaggtacggctagccaaaataaggtacggctggagaatattaaggtacggctgggtcctaccgtataaagaaacatcttcaaatgctacaaatgttccataaaaattaggttaggtacggctagctaaaataaggtacggctggacaatattaaggtacggctgggtcctatcatataagaaacaacttcaaatgctaaaaacgttcaataaaaacgaaattaagttaggtacggctacCATTGATCAAAATGAAAGTACGGCTGCACAtctatttaaagtaaaataaattgtatagctaaaatataaaaaatattgcctAAGAAACGAgatgttttaacaaatacaaaCAGGATAATATATgactatattttaataaatatcacTATCAGTCTCAGATTGATTCCTTACATTCTCTAACGTTTCCATTTCTAGGACCAAATCTGTAACAAGTCTATCTGATCTtgatgcaatatatcgaaacgcTATCAACTGTAAAAGAAAGATGCATCACCAGTAATGAGTCTGGATTTTGAGGAGTATCCGGATTGGGTTGAGAAGTACCGCAAAATCTGGGACAAGatcgaaaaaaattaacgaCAGAGCCCGTAAAAAAGGATCGTTATATAAATGCTAAACTCCAATATTACAAGGACGTAATTACCACTACATTCTATGGTATGCCTGTGCCGTATGATGAGCCCTGCCAAGCCAGTGCAATCCTTGCCATTTCATCGGTGTATATGCAAGGTAATAACTACTACCCGCAGGTACACATTACAGAATGTCGTTATAAAGACTTTGAAAAGGAGTGGTTGCTAAGCGAGGATTAgaaaaaccatatattttatagactCAAAAGGtctataaaatataatacaaaattaaggcctatattcaggtggagactctaggtACCGCTCACATAGTTTACagattgtagtttttttaaaacatcttgcCTCCCTTCTTCCCTACCCTTAGCAACTAGCTGGGCTCTTTCCTGTTCGTTGATGCTATTTACAATTCTATTAAACCGCTGCCTCATCTGATCCTTCAAAAGCATTTACCTTTCCTTTTCACGGGAGATTAGGCTATACTCATAGTCACTGATAACGCCATTTTCCATTGCCTTACTGATCAGATCTACAATAGAGTTCAGCTTCGCTTCGGCAGCAGCCTTATTCCCTCAGGTTTTTTGGATTTTACACGCAACCGTTTGGAGGCGTTCCGAAGACCGGTTTGCCCTATTCCGGCAGCAATCGCGAGTCCTACCATTGCACAGGCCAATGGCACATCAAGGCGCGACACCATAGCCCCAATGCCAAGCCCCGACGTAATAACACTTACGCCAAGTAGTCCATGGTCACAAAGGCGCACCCATCCATtatgcattttgaatttttttcgccAATCTATTCCTTCCCTTTATTTCATCCGGGAGATGttgttctatttcttcaatcttCTTGAGCCTAAATACCTGTCCCTCATCCTGATCGGGGGGCTGTGCAGGTGCACTCGGTAATAAATTTTAGTACAGCTTAGCTACATCGCTCGTCTTTATTCTATGAGAATGCACATCGTGAGGCCGGTGAACGTCACATTTTTTTTCATGGTGGAATACGTCCGTTAAAAGGAACTCCAAACGGTTCGTGGAGCCTTTTAGTGGAAGGTACGTTGGGGTATCAAAACTCCAGGTCAGCATGTCCCCTTAGGCGTTCaattctttggtgggaagcaggGCAAGAATTTTGGACTTTTTGCCATCAAGGAGGCAATTGTCCTCATCCAACTGGGGACAAACGAGTCTCCGCCTATGGTAAATGTCGGTCATATAGTACCCATCATAGTCGCCCTTCGTATAATACTTCTTACTAGGTTCGTAGGGTAGGCCCAGGAGCTCTTGTAATTGTCGATTCATCACCACCGAGTACGCATCGCCGACACGAAGCCTGCAGTAGCCACTTTTCAATACAAAAAGCTTGATCTTGTCCTCTGCCTGGCTATTCACAATAGTCGCAATATCCTCGATCCTATATAAGTTGCTGATAATCTCAATCCGGGTCACCCTCTGATCAGGTCCTACTTTCCGTATAGTAAACTCTGTATTGCTATATAAGTTCAACCATCCAGGTCTAATGCTGATAGATTTTAGAGCTATACGTGTGTCTTGTCCCAGGTAGTCTTCGAAAATCGTAGGCTTCTCAATATCTGTAATATAGAGTTGCTTCattacattttgttttaaagaaatgaaTA
It includes:
- the LOC130613271 gene encoding uncharacterized protein LOC130613271; translation: MTTTDKEKADFFLFGVIGAFIFFTFIAFLFNEGRHLCVLPLLKKLFPNRKFKTENDDDDETSSDDNVSRSSRGIHGNRTSVISFGKQDNFTLSFSGVATAAV
- the LOC130612698 gene encoding uncharacterized protein LOC130612698 — encoded protein: MTVPTPCEHDKDITKDAIDQIFLQPVETLEMLMNSFSTDPTSLNIQSGNLANIVSESTVNGEHFKLDSDDDQKCSVGGYADNEIQNVMLPEGTSSQSALFLEKGTPLAKVDNFVDETENIIISSPASSKSSGVVFAPKQIKRTDDKEDTANYLNLKGCASEANFKVEMINSVHHDDPLPGEAVVYQKPSPIVKSTQLLLSQSTEKMECHHEEKNDDSVESFKLDENFDYDQVAFTPKFDASIVNLPQR